A section of the Drosophila subobscura isolate 14011-0131.10 chromosome A, UCBerk_Dsub_1.0, whole genome shotgun sequence genome encodes:
- the LOC117899608 gene encoding homeobox protein B-H1 isoform X2, whose amino-acid sequence MKDSMGILTQSPSETPQVHHPQLHHQLHALPHPLHALPLPLPLPHQLNHSHHHHHPLHHHYPGLQPPAVNMSTTSSNLKPNRSRFMINDILAGSAAAAFYKQQQQQHHHQSQQQNNNNNSSSHNNNNSSSSGDSSPTHSHSNSNNNDEHLEAAQATGPQASVGGSAVPPAAVAAPPTVVAPPPPHHPHPHQQQHSHQHPHPHALVHHPHAKLNHFAPSVGVGIGIGSSGVGGATTQMGSNGLNVAQYAAAMQQHYAAAAAAAAARNNAAAAAAAAAAAVAAGVGPGVGGGGVVGAPTGTELDDSSDYHEENDDCDSDEAGSGNGGGDGSGSGHMDDHSVCSNGEAARMMMVIASRAAPPMT is encoded by the coding sequence ATGAAAGACTCGATGGGCATACTCACCCAGTCGCCCAGCGAGACGCCCCAAGTGCACCATCCACAGCTGCACCACCAGCTGCACGCTCTGCCCCATCCGCTGCacgcgctgccgctgccgctgccactgccccaccagctgaaccacagccaccaccatcaccatccgCTGCATCACCACTATCCGGGCCTGCAGCCGCCGGCGGTGAACATGTCGACCACCTCGTCCAACCTCAAGCCGAATCGCTCCCGGTTCATGATCAACGACATCTTGGCGGGCAGTGCGGCGGCCGCGTTctacaagcagcagcagcagcagcaccaccaccagagccaacagcagaacaacaacaacaacagcagcagccacaacaacaacaactccagctccagtggCGACAGCAGCCCcacgcacagccacagcaacagcaacaacaacgacgagcACTTGGAGGCGGCCCAGGCGACAGGCCCACAAGCATCAGTGGGGGGCTCGGCGGTACCACCTGCAGCCGTGGCAGCACCACCGACAGTGGTCGCCCCACCACCCCCACATCACCCAcatccgcaccagcagcagcactcgcaccagcatccgcatccgcatgcGTTGGTCCATCATCCGCACGCCAAGCTGAACCATTTCGCACCGTCGGTCGGCGtgggcatcggcatcggcagcagcgGTGTCGGTGGCGCCACCACACAAATGGGCTCCAACGGTCTCAACGTGGCCCAGTACGCGGCAGCCATGCAACAGCAttacgcagcagcagccgccgccgccgcagcgcGCAAcaatgcagcggcagcagcggcagcagcagcagcagcagtggcggctgGAGTGGGGCCTGGagtgggtggcggcggcgttgTGGGTGCGCCGACGGGCACCGAGCTGGACGATAGCAGCGACTACCACGAGGAGAACGATGACTGCGACAGCGatgaggcaggcagcggcaacggagGCGGcgacggcagtggcagcggacACATGGACGACCACAGCGTTTGTAGTAATGGTGAG